A portion of the Mesobacillus sp. AQ2 genome contains these proteins:
- a CDS encoding S8 family serine peptidase, translating to MKIKLISLTFLTTFTLFLLVTPQQALGKETTEKIVLFRDAVNRHLIESYEGVIIEEYKNIPAVKININEAKILSLQSNSQILLIEDEQRVEKSGQMVEWGVKAIQTQKAWNSHYTGKNVKVAIMDSGISPHEDLKIAGGKSFVSYTASYKDDSGHGTHVAGIVGAQNNGLGIVGVAPDARVYALKVLDRNGQGYLSDMIAAIDWAITNNMDVLNLSLGSMEPSYVLERALNKAYKSGMLIVAAGGNEGTSTGNGDNVAYPAKYPAVIAVSAVDQNKVRGSFSATGNAIEFSAPGVGIVSTHLDNKYVSYSGTSMATAFVTGSLALLKEMYPDLSASALREKLGRNALDLGASGKDSWYGLGLVQTPLTPERLSGKDRFEVSANISQKGWDSADTVFISNYNAFADALSAAPLAYKYNSPILLTQAGSLNPVTKQEITRLKAKNIVLIGGSGSLNDSIAKELRGMGKNVRRIGGQNRFEVSKNIALELGTYQTAIVANGLNYPDALAIAPFAAKNGFPILLTRPEAASRETLEVIQKKNVQNTIIVGGEASVSRNVSYKLPKPVRIGGKDRYEVALNIFNKYFADTGKLYFATGTTFADALTGSVLITKENATILLTGKDTLPGSVSDTLAKRKIQTYIILGGTGSVGSNVLSSLSK from the coding sequence ATGAAGATTAAGCTAATATCACTCACGTTTTTGACAACTTTTACTCTTTTTCTCCTGGTCACTCCCCAACAGGCGTTAGGTAAGGAAACAACTGAGAAAATTGTTCTTTTCAGGGATGCAGTTAACCGGCATTTAATTGAGTCATACGAGGGAGTCATTATCGAGGAGTATAAGAATATTCCCGCTGTAAAAATAAATATTAATGAAGCAAAAATATTATCACTACAGTCAAACTCACAAATTTTATTAATTGAAGATGAGCAGAGAGTCGAAAAAAGCGGCCAAATGGTTGAGTGGGGAGTAAAAGCCATTCAAACCCAAAAAGCCTGGAACAGTCATTACACAGGCAAGAATGTAAAGGTTGCAATAATGGACAGCGGTATTTCTCCACATGAAGATTTAAAAATAGCAGGCGGCAAATCGTTTGTGTCCTATACTGCTTCTTATAAAGATGATTCTGGGCATGGAACCCACGTTGCCGGGATAGTAGGGGCACAGAACAACGGATTAGGCATCGTAGGAGTTGCGCCAGACGCCAGGGTATATGCACTGAAGGTTTTAGACAGAAATGGGCAAGGCTATCTGTCCGATATGATCGCTGCAATCGATTGGGCAATTACTAATAATATGGATGTTTTAAATTTAAGCCTTGGCTCCATGGAACCTTCTTATGTACTGGAAAGAGCTCTGAATAAAGCTTATAAAAGCGGAATGTTGATTGTCGCCGCGGGAGGAAACGAAGGAACGAGTACTGGCAATGGAGATAATGTTGCGTACCCTGCTAAATACCCTGCTGTAATTGCCGTGTCTGCAGTTGATCAAAATAAAGTTAGAGGGAGCTTCTCCGCAACGGGAAATGCTATTGAGTTTTCTGCACCGGGAGTGGGAATTGTAAGTACACATTTGGATAACAAATATGTCAGCTATTCCGGAACCTCCATGGCTACCGCATTTGTAACAGGAAGCCTTGCATTATTGAAAGAAATGTACCCTGATTTATCTGCCTCTGCGCTGCGTGAAAAGCTGGGAAGGAATGCTCTGGATCTAGGGGCTTCTGGAAAAGATTCCTGGTATGGATTGGGGTTAGTCCAAACACCACTCACTCCGGAGAGGCTATCAGGTAAAGACCGCTTCGAGGTTTCCGCTAACATTTCCCAGAAAGGCTGGGATTCAGCTGATACTGTATTTATCAGCAATTATAATGCTTTCGCGGATGCTTTATCAGCAGCACCGTTAGCATACAAATACAATTCACCTATCCTTTTGACTCAAGCTGGCAGCCTAAATCCAGTAACTAAACAGGAGATCACAAGATTAAAGGCTAAGAACATTGTGTTGATAGGCGGGAGCGGAAGTCTTAATGACTCGATTGCGAAAGAATTGAGGGGTATGGGAAAAAACGTAAGAAGGATTGGCGGACAAAACAGATTTGAAGTTTCAAAGAACATTGCATTGGAATTAGGAACTTATCAGACCGCCATAGTAGCTAACGGCTTGAATTATCCTGATGCGTTGGCCATCGCACCATTTGCTGCAAAAAATGGATTTCCTATATTGCTCACTCGTCCAGAAGCTGCTTCTAGGGAAACTTTAGAGGTAATCCAAAAGAAGAATGTCCAAAATACAATCATTGTGGGCGGAGAGGCAAGTGTGAGCAGAAATGTCTCCTATAAGCTGCCGAAACCAGTTCGTATTGGCGGGAAAGATCGGTACGAGGTCGCATTGAATATATTTAATAAGTATTTCGCCGATACAGGAAAACTCTACTTTGCCACAGGAACAACTTTTGCAGATGCATTAACCGGATCCGTATTAATCACAAAGGAAAATGCCACCATCCTGCTTACTGGAAAGGATACACTGCCAGGTTCAGTTTCAGACACTTTGGCAAAACGCAAGATCCAAACTTACATTATTTTAGGTGGAACAGGTTCAGTTGGCAGTAACGTCCTATCTTCGCTTAGTAAATAA